The following are encoded together in the Tepidiforma bonchosmolovskayae genome:
- the trxB gene encoding thioredoxin-disulfide reductase: MSDYDIAIIGAGGAGLTAAIYAARSRRRTILFEGKVIGGQIATTDIVENYPGFPDGINGFDLAQLMFRQAEKFGAEFAYEPVTGLQRLPGGNFEIATAERTVTADAVIVTAGADYNKLGVPGEAEFTGRGVSYCGTCDAAFFAGRDVIVVGGGDSAIDEGLFITRYASTVTVVHRRDTLRASAILQERAFANPKMRFRWNTVVEAIEGAESVERVRLRNVVTGETETIPIDGVFIFIGQTPNSHLLKGLVDLDPGGHAIVDLDMSTAVPGLFVAGDLRTKAARQLISAAGDGATAAISAEHYLAARDAVPGRHG; encoded by the coding sequence ATGAGCGACTACGACATCGCCATCATCGGTGCCGGCGGCGCCGGGCTCACCGCTGCCATCTACGCCGCCCGCTCCCGCCGCAGAACCATCCTGTTCGAAGGCAAGGTCATCGGCGGCCAGATCGCCACCACCGACATCGTCGAAAACTACCCCGGCTTCCCGGACGGGATTAACGGCTTCGACCTCGCCCAGCTCATGTTCCGCCAGGCCGAGAAGTTCGGCGCCGAGTTCGCCTACGAGCCCGTCACCGGCCTCCAGCGCCTCCCCGGCGGCAATTTCGAAATCGCCACCGCAGAGCGCACCGTCACCGCCGACGCGGTCATCGTCACCGCCGGCGCCGACTACAACAAGCTCGGCGTCCCCGGCGAAGCCGAGTTCACCGGCCGCGGCGTCTCGTACTGCGGCACCTGCGATGCCGCCTTCTTCGCCGGCCGGGACGTCATCGTCGTCGGCGGCGGCGATTCAGCTATCGACGAAGGCCTCTTCATCACCCGCTACGCCAGCACCGTGACCGTCGTCCACCGGCGCGATACCCTCCGCGCCAGCGCCATCCTCCAGGAACGCGCCTTCGCCAACCCGAAGATGCGCTTCCGCTGGAACACCGTCGTCGAAGCCATCGAAGGCGCTGAAAGCGTCGAACGCGTCCGCCTCCGCAACGTCGTCACCGGCGAAACCGAGACCATCCCCATCGACGGCGTGTTCATCTTCATCGGCCAAACCCCGAACAGCCACCTCCTCAAGGGCCTCGTCGACCTCGACCCCGGCGGCCACGCCATCGTCGACCTCGACATGTCCACCGCCGTCCCCGGCCTCTTCGTCGCCGGCGACCTCCGCACGAAAGCCGCCCGCCAGCTCATCAGCGCCGCCGGCGACGGCGCCACCGCCGCCATCAGCGCCGAGCACTACCTCGCCGCCCGCGACGCCGTCCCCGGGCGCCACGGGTAA
- the trxA gene encoding thioredoxin, translating into MSEVREVTDATWETDVVKSDLPVLVDFWAPWCGPCRMVAPIVEELAQEYAGKVNFLKINTDENPMVPAKFGIRSIPSLLIFKGGELKGTIVGFRPKSDLKKRLDEALA; encoded by the coding sequence ATGTCCGAAGTTCGCGAAGTCACCGACGCCACCTGGGAAACCGACGTCGTCAAGTCCGACCTCCCTGTCCTCGTCGATTTCTGGGCCCCCTGGTGCGGCCCCTGCCGCATGGTCGCCCCCATCGTCGAAGAGCTCGCCCAGGAGTACGCCGGCAAGGTCAACTTCCTCAAAATCAACACCGACGAAAACCCGATGGTCCCCGCAAAGTTCGGGATCCGCAGCATCCCCTCCCTCCTCATCTTCAAGGGCGGTGAGCTGAAGGGCACCATCGTCGGCTTCCGCCCCAAGAGCGACCTCAAGAAGCGGCTCGACGAAGCCCTCGCCTGA
- a CDS encoding glycosyltransferase family protein, giving the protein MRATTVMGLLAGLALLAAGCGSDGSSYPEGLPDDRYNLEAMSLLAEDLPPGFEKQTPGEFANEAWAAIFQTEDVEAKLRQLEAQGRLRNYVSLFGPKGLGPVLAVTAISTLYADAGAAERSLKEFACGLPIEAKVQLEPLLVPELGDGASGFLVRQSEADAPTFVDTTVCFRTGRVVHAIQATSVAGVEDIGFVIRLAERMLARTDAAFAKPEG; this is encoded by the coding sequence ATGCGCGCGACGACGGTGATGGGACTGCTGGCCGGGCTGGCGCTGCTGGCGGCCGGCTGCGGCAGCGACGGGAGCAGCTACCCGGAGGGGCTGCCGGACGACAGGTACAACCTCGAGGCGATGTCGCTGCTGGCCGAGGACCTTCCGCCGGGGTTCGAGAAGCAGACGCCGGGGGAGTTCGCGAACGAGGCGTGGGCGGCGATCTTCCAGACCGAGGACGTGGAGGCGAAGCTGCGCCAGCTGGAGGCGCAGGGGCGGCTGCGGAACTACGTGTCGCTGTTCGGGCCAAAGGGGCTTGGGCCGGTGCTGGCGGTGACGGCGATTTCGACGCTGTACGCCGACGCGGGCGCTGCGGAACGGTCGCTCAAGGAGTTCGCCTGCGGACTGCCGATTGAGGCGAAGGTGCAGCTGGAGCCGCTGCTGGTGCCGGAGCTGGGCGACGGTGCGAGCGGGTTCCTGGTGCGGCAGTCGGAAGCGGATGCGCCGACGTTCGTCGACACGACCGTCTGCTTCCGGACGGGGCGGGTTGTGCACGCGATCCAGGCGACGAGCGTAGCGGGGGTGGAGGACATCGGGTTCGTGATCCGGCTGGCGGAGCGGATGCTGGCGCGGACGGATGCGGCGTTCGCGAAGCCTGAGGGTTAG
- the rimO gene encoding 30S ribosomal protein S12 methylthiotransferase RimO, with protein MAVPRRYHLVTLGCPKNDVDSAHLARLLEGGELVPVADPGEADAIIVNTCGFIEQSQAQSMAAVRELAAAKREGQVLIVAGCMTQLYGRQVKEETPGIDHVFGVGQWHEVARLLQVDVDAIYDIPESNVRVEGPSAYLKISDGCDAPCTFCVIPKIKGGLRSAPAGLLVKEARRLVEAGAKELVLVGQDTTAWGEDLGMPVGSGLPGLLRMLSEAVGPETWLRLMYAYPSRVTPELMATMAELPNVVHYLDVPLQHGSEAVLRRMKRPHNLERVYRFIEELRRVMPDIVLRTSFIAGFPGETEAEFEELLAFARAVEFDHAGCFTYSRQQWTGAYEMEGQVPDEVKAERRARFMEQQQVISARRAARFIGRTLELLVEGEGEDEDGLPVVAGRTYREAPEVDGLVFARGRARPGERVRVAIEDASEYDLFGRVVRERPGRAISP; from the coding sequence ATGGCCGTCCCGAGGCGGTACCACCTGGTGACGCTCGGCTGCCCGAAGAACGACGTGGACAGCGCCCACCTTGCGCGGCTGCTAGAGGGCGGTGAGCTTGTGCCCGTGGCGGACCCGGGCGAGGCGGACGCGATCATCGTGAACACGTGCGGGTTCATCGAGCAGAGCCAGGCGCAGTCGATGGCGGCGGTGCGGGAGCTGGCGGCGGCGAAGCGCGAGGGCCAGGTGCTGATCGTGGCGGGGTGCATGACCCAGCTGTACGGCCGGCAGGTGAAGGAGGAGACGCCGGGCATCGACCATGTGTTCGGCGTGGGGCAGTGGCACGAGGTGGCGCGCCTGCTGCAGGTGGATGTGGACGCGATCTACGACATCCCCGAGAGCAACGTGCGGGTGGAAGGGCCGAGCGCGTACCTGAAGATTTCGGACGGGTGCGATGCGCCGTGCACCTTCTGCGTGATTCCGAAGATCAAGGGCGGGCTGCGGTCAGCTCCGGCGGGGCTGCTGGTGAAGGAGGCGCGCCGGCTGGTGGAGGCGGGGGCGAAGGAGCTGGTGCTGGTTGGGCAGGACACGACGGCGTGGGGCGAGGACCTCGGGATGCCGGTCGGGAGCGGGCTGCCGGGGCTTTTGCGGATGCTGAGCGAGGCCGTCGGGCCGGAGACGTGGCTGCGGCTGATGTACGCCTACCCGAGCCGGGTGACGCCGGAGCTGATGGCGACGATGGCGGAGCTGCCGAACGTGGTGCACTACCTCGATGTGCCGCTCCAGCACGGGAGCGAGGCGGTGCTGCGGCGGATGAAGCGGCCGCACAACCTCGAGCGGGTGTACCGGTTCATCGAGGAGCTGCGGCGGGTTATGCCGGATATCGTGCTGCGGACGTCGTTCATTGCGGGGTTCCCGGGGGAGACGGAGGCGGAGTTCGAGGAGCTGCTGGCCTTCGCGCGGGCGGTGGAGTTCGACCATGCGGGGTGCTTCACCTATTCGCGGCAGCAGTGGACGGGGGCCTACGAGATGGAGGGACAGGTGCCGGACGAGGTGAAGGCGGAGCGGCGGGCGCGGTTCATGGAGCAGCAGCAGGTGATCTCGGCGCGGCGCGCGGCACGGTTCATCGGACGGACGCTGGAGCTGCTGGTCGAAGGCGAAGGCGAGGACGAGGACGGGCTGCCGGTGGTGGCGGGGCGCACCTACCGCGAAGCGCCGGAGGTGGACGGGCTGGTGTTCGCGCGGGGGCGTGCGCGGCCGGGGGAGCGGGTGCGGGTGGCGATCGAGGATGCCTCGGAGTACGACCTCTTCGGGCGGGTGGTGCGCGAGCGGCCGGGGCGGGCAATCTCCCCGTAA
- a CDS encoding enoyl-CoA hydratase-related protein, producing the protein MKDYRDILTIKQQRHGIIQLNRPEKMNALSHNLRAELFDALKDFEMDPGVRTIIIRGSGRAFSAGYDLSGISQTSDDRDYVEKRSGLPNVGPIHPGQGQWPQHLLSGYWQIWECTKPVIAQVHGYCLAGGTELASMCDLMVVAEDAIIGYPPVRAMTPVDIIYHPWHMHMRKVRELLYTGDSVTGREAVELGWANRAVPIDRLCEVTESLAERIANIDGPMLQMTKRQINRVYEIMGFRTSLQVGGDIQELGRVRPGGETFGRIAREKGLKAALDWRDGPFGDYGAAPPDAPKPSAATW; encoded by the coding sequence ATGAAGGACTACCGCGACATCCTCACCATCAAGCAGCAGCGCCACGGCATCATCCAGCTCAACCGCCCCGAAAAGATGAACGCCCTCAGCCACAACCTCCGCGCTGAGCTCTTCGACGCCCTCAAAGACTTCGAAATGGACCCCGGGGTCCGCACCATCATCATCCGCGGCTCAGGCCGCGCCTTCTCCGCCGGGTACGACCTCTCCGGCATCTCCCAAACCAGCGACGACCGCGACTACGTCGAAAAGCGCTCCGGCCTCCCCAACGTCGGCCCCATCCACCCCGGCCAGGGCCAGTGGCCCCAGCACCTCCTCAGCGGCTACTGGCAGATCTGGGAGTGCACCAAACCCGTCATCGCCCAGGTCCACGGCTACTGCCTCGCCGGCGGCACCGAACTCGCCTCCATGTGCGACCTCATGGTCGTCGCCGAAGACGCCATCATCGGCTACCCGCCCGTCCGCGCCATGACCCCGGTCGACATCATCTACCACCCGTGGCACATGCACATGCGCAAGGTCCGCGAGCTCCTCTACACCGGCGACAGCGTCACCGGCCGCGAAGCCGTCGAACTCGGCTGGGCCAACCGCGCCGTCCCCATCGACCGCCTCTGCGAGGTCACCGAATCCCTCGCCGAGCGGATCGCCAACATCGACGGCCCCATGCTCCAGATGACCAAGCGCCAGATCAATCGCGTCTACGAAATCATGGGCTTCCGCACCTCCCTCCAGGTCGGCGGCGATATCCAGGAGCTCGGTCGCGTCCGCCCCGGCGGCGAAACCTTCGGCCGCATCGCCCGCGAAAAAGGCCTCAAGGCCGCCCTCGACTGGCGCGACGGCCCCTTCGGCGACTACGGCGCCGCACCGCCCGATGCGCCGAAGCCCTCCGCTGCCACCTGGTGA
- a CDS encoding PaaI family thioesterase has product MADVPAHLAERFAATELHRLLGLELTEARPGFACIALRTSPATLSGVGGAVHGGVLAAMVDIAMLFALQASLEPGDVPNGTADLGITYLRPVHGARATAEATIVRKGRTMVYAEVSIFDERRILCARGRTIYALRREPPGG; this is encoded by the coding sequence ATGGCCGATGTCCCCGCGCACCTCGCCGAGCGCTTCGCCGCCACCGAACTCCACCGTCTCCTCGGCCTGGAGCTGACCGAGGCCAGGCCCGGGTTCGCCTGCATCGCCCTCCGCACTTCGCCGGCGACCCTCTCCGGGGTCGGCGGTGCTGTCCACGGCGGCGTCCTCGCCGCCATGGTCGATATCGCCATGCTCTTCGCCCTCCAGGCCTCGCTCGAACCCGGCGATGTCCCCAACGGCACCGCCGACCTCGGCATTACCTACCTCCGCCCCGTCCACGGCGCACGCGCCACCGCCGAGGCCACCATCGTCCGCAAGGGCCGCACCATGGTCTACGCCGAGGTCTCCATCTTCGACGAGCGCCGCATCCTCTGCGCGCGCGGCCGCACCATCTACGCCCTCCGCCGCGAGCCGCCCGGCGGCTAA
- a CDS encoding glutamine synthetase family protein — protein MLMNESVEYVLSACREHDVKFIRLWFTDIVGTLKSFAITVEELEKALEEGMGFDGSSIEGFARIDESDMVARPDPSTFQLVPWRPKEASVARMFCDITYPGGEPFEGDPRYVLKRQLKRAADLGYTFYVSPEMEYFYFKSETEPVPLDRGGYFDQMSDAGSDLRRETVLTLEAMGIEVEYSHHEVAPSQHEITLRYTDALTMADAAMTYRLVVKEIAAANGVYATFMPKPIEGVNGSGMHVHQSLFKGERNAFFDENDPYHLSAVAKGYIAGLLYHARAITLVTNQWVNSYKRLLPGFEAPVYLSWARRNRSDLIRIPEYKPGKEIHTRIEYRSPDAACNPYLAFAVMLAAGLDGIENERPLPPPVEENVFEMTPAERAARGIEMLPGSLIEAIEVAEKSSFLREALGDHVFESLIANKRIEWERYRRHVTDFELREYLPIL, from the coding sequence GTGCTGATGAACGAATCTGTGGAGTATGTCCTCTCTGCGTGCCGGGAGCACGATGTGAAGTTCATCCGGCTCTGGTTCACCGACATCGTGGGGACGCTGAAGAGCTTTGCGATCACGGTGGAGGAGCTGGAGAAGGCGCTGGAGGAGGGGATGGGGTTCGACGGGAGCAGCATCGAGGGGTTTGCTCGCATCGACGAGTCGGACATGGTGGCGCGGCCGGACCCTTCGACCTTCCAGCTGGTGCCGTGGCGGCCGAAAGAGGCGAGTGTGGCGCGGATGTTCTGCGACATCACCTACCCGGGCGGCGAGCCGTTCGAAGGGGACCCGCGCTACGTGCTGAAGCGGCAGCTGAAGCGGGCGGCGGACCTCGGGTACACGTTCTACGTGAGCCCGGAGATGGAGTACTTCTACTTCAAGTCGGAGACGGAGCCGGTGCCGCTGGACCGGGGCGGCTACTTCGACCAGATGAGCGATGCGGGGAGCGACCTGCGGCGGGAGACGGTGCTGACGCTGGAGGCGATGGGGATCGAGGTGGAGTACAGCCACCACGAGGTGGCGCCGAGCCAGCATGAGATCACGCTGCGGTACACGGACGCGCTGACGATGGCGGATGCGGCGATGACCTACCGGCTGGTGGTGAAGGAGATTGCGGCGGCGAACGGGGTGTACGCGACGTTCATGCCGAAGCCGATCGAGGGCGTGAACGGGAGCGGGATGCACGTGCACCAGTCGCTCTTCAAGGGCGAGCGGAACGCCTTCTTCGATGAGAACGACCCGTACCACCTGAGCGCCGTGGCGAAGGGGTACATCGCCGGGCTGCTGTACCACGCGCGGGCGATCACGCTGGTGACGAACCAGTGGGTGAACAGCTACAAGCGGCTGCTGCCGGGGTTCGAGGCGCCGGTGTACCTGAGCTGGGCGCGGCGGAACCGGAGCGACCTCATCCGGATCCCGGAGTACAAGCCGGGGAAGGAGATCCACACGCGGATCGAGTACCGCTCACCGGATGCGGCGTGCAATCCGTACCTGGCCTTTGCGGTGATGCTGGCGGCCGGGCTGGACGGGATCGAGAACGAGCGGCCGCTGCCGCCGCCGGTGGAGGAGAACGTCTTCGAGATGACGCCGGCGGAGCGCGCGGCGCGGGGCATTGAGATGCTGCCGGGCTCGCTCATCGAGGCGATCGAGGTGGCGGAGAAGTCGAGCTTCCTGCGCGAGGCGCTGGGTGATCATGTGTTCGAGAGCCTGATTGCGAACAAGCGGATCGAGTGGGAGCGGTACCGGCGGCATGTGACGGATTTCGAGCTGCGGGAGTACCTGCCGATCCTGTAA
- a CDS encoding nuclear transport factor 2 family protein — MPLSVEDQLAIQQLYARYNHAIDSGNGAAWAACFTPDGRFSSATGNFQGREQLEAFGNAFATRMKARHWTNNLVLEGEGDNAAGSCYLMLLRLAPGEQPPASILVTAIYRDELVRTAEGWKFASRTVVGDS; from the coding sequence ATGCCCCTCTCCGTCGAAGACCAGCTCGCCATCCAGCAGCTCTACGCCCGCTACAACCATGCCATCGATTCCGGCAACGGCGCCGCCTGGGCCGCCTGCTTCACCCCCGATGGCAGGTTCTCCTCCGCAACCGGGAACTTCCAGGGCCGCGAGCAGCTCGAAGCCTTCGGCAACGCCTTCGCCACCCGCATGAAGGCCCGCCACTGGACCAACAACCTCGTCCTCGAAGGCGAAGGCGACAACGCCGCCGGCAGCTGCTACCTCATGCTCCTCCGCCTCGCGCCAGGCGAACAGCCGCCCGCATCCATCCTCGTCACCGCCATCTACCGCGACGAGCTGGTCCGCACCGCCGAGGGCTGGAAGTTCGCCAGCCGCACCGTCGTCGGCGACAGCTGA
- a CDS encoding metal-sensitive transcriptional regulator: MNDEEMKRLLDRLARVEGQVRGLRKMLEEQRCCEDVLTQLLAARSGLESAGQLVLERHLNDCVLGGAEVDERTKEALRETLRLWSRHSGPAG; encoded by the coding sequence GTGAACGATGAGGAGATGAAGCGGCTGCTCGACCGTCTGGCGCGGGTGGAGGGGCAGGTGCGCGGGCTGCGGAAGATGCTGGAGGAGCAGCGCTGCTGCGAGGATGTGCTGACGCAGCTGCTGGCGGCGCGGTCGGGGCTGGAGAGCGCGGGGCAGCTGGTGCTGGAGCGCCACCTGAACGACTGTGTGCTGGGCGGCGCGGAGGTCGACGAGCGGACGAAGGAGGCGCTGCGGGAGACGCTCCGGCTCTGGAGCCGGCACAGCGGGCCGGCGGGCTGA
- a CDS encoding aldolase/citrate lyase family protein — protein MIRLRSIVQVGSGGLDAAQDAIGSQADAILLSVADARVPLAEARQQVTAVLAAAGQGEKAALVVVNHPKTRLLRDDLDAILSPLVRGVLIPHAVEPQDVRDTAVYLREFELRRGIEPGDTKVFPVIDTARGLLHAEQIAMAAPRVGGLVFHAARFARDIGARPEQRGDRLAYARGKVVAVCRGLGISPLVTSDVLELTYLAEQGFAGAILPDVRYVPTANAAFAPGRLVKDRANAAVEAYEAARAEGAWVARFEDEVIDAEAARKLRHLIGE, from the coding sequence GTGATCCGTCTTCGCAGCATCGTCCAGGTTGGCAGCGGCGGGCTCGACGCCGCGCAGGATGCGATCGGTTCGCAGGCCGACGCGATTTTGCTGAGCGTGGCGGATGCGCGGGTGCCGTTGGCGGAGGCGCGCCAGCAGGTGACGGCGGTGCTGGCGGCGGCCGGGCAGGGGGAGAAGGCGGCGCTGGTGGTGGTGAACCACCCGAAGACGCGGCTGCTGCGCGACGACCTCGACGCGATCCTGAGTCCGCTGGTGCGCGGGGTGCTGATCCCGCACGCGGTGGAACCGCAGGACGTGCGCGATACGGCGGTGTACCTGCGGGAGTTCGAGCTGCGCCGGGGGATCGAGCCGGGCGATACGAAGGTGTTTCCGGTGATCGATACGGCGCGGGGCCTGCTGCACGCGGAGCAGATTGCGATGGCGGCGCCGCGGGTCGGCGGGCTGGTGTTCCACGCGGCGCGGTTCGCGCGGGATATCGGGGCGCGGCCCGAGCAGCGGGGCGACCGGCTGGCGTATGCGCGGGGAAAGGTGGTGGCGGTGTGCCGGGGGCTGGGAATTTCGCCGCTGGTGACCAGCGACGTCCTGGAGCTGACCTACCTTGCGGAGCAGGGCTTCGCCGGGGCGATTCTGCCGGACGTGCGGTACGTGCCGACGGCGAATGCGGCCTTTGCGCCGGGCCGGCTGGTGAAGGACCGCGCGAACGCAGCGGTCGAGGCGTACGAGGCGGCACGGGCCGAGGGGGCGTGGGTGGCGCGGTTCGAGGATGAGGTGATCGATGCGGAGGCGGCGCGGAAGCTGCGCCACCTCATCGGCGAGTAG
- a CDS encoding glycerate kinase family protein, protein MRVLVAPQEFKGSLSADEAAAAIAAGVREARPAWTIDLLPLSDGGPGLLDALRRAVRADTCAAVVHDPLGRRVLGRYLRLRESGEAVIEAAQANGLFHLKPAERDALRADSYGVGELIADAAAGQPAGMLIGVGGSATTDGGAGALRALGARFLDMSGAELPPGGAALAGLERVDWRPPGWLGSFPIVVATDVRSPLCGPEGAARVFAPQKGASPAEVALLEEALERFAPVVRRATGVDLRGLPGAGAAGGLAGGLHAFLGAAIQSGFDVVARVTRFAERLAAADLVITGEGSYDAQSLAGKVTGRVAEAARAAGKPVVIFAGRAGLPGARTIADLEPDPARAMEHAARLLRQLAARWAAEQPA, encoded by the coding sequence GTGCGCGTCCTCGTTGCACCCCAGGAGTTCAAGGGCAGCCTCTCCGCCGACGAAGCCGCTGCCGCCATCGCCGCCGGGGTCCGCGAGGCCCGCCCTGCCTGGACCATCGACCTCCTCCCCCTCTCCGACGGCGGCCCCGGTCTGCTCGATGCCCTTCGCCGCGCCGTCCGCGCCGATACCTGCGCCGCCGTCGTCCACGACCCCCTCGGCCGGCGCGTCCTCGGCCGCTACCTCCGGCTCCGCGAAAGCGGCGAAGCCGTCATCGAAGCCGCCCAGGCGAACGGCCTCTTCCATCTGAAACCCGCCGAGCGGGACGCCCTCCGCGCCGACAGCTACGGCGTCGGCGAACTCATCGCCGATGCCGCCGCCGGCCAGCCCGCCGGCATGCTCATCGGCGTCGGCGGCAGCGCCACCACCGACGGCGGCGCCGGCGCCCTCCGCGCCCTCGGCGCCCGCTTCCTCGACATGTCCGGCGCCGAACTCCCGCCCGGCGGGGCCGCCCTCGCCGGCCTCGAGCGGGTCGACTGGCGCCCGCCCGGGTGGCTCGGCAGCTTCCCCATCGTCGTCGCAACCGATGTCCGCTCCCCGCTCTGCGGTCCCGAAGGCGCCGCCCGCGTCTTCGCCCCGCAGAAGGGCGCCTCCCCCGCCGAGGTCGCCCTCCTCGAAGAGGCGCTCGAACGGTTCGCCCCCGTCGTCCGCCGCGCCACCGGGGTCGACCTCCGCGGCCTCCCCGGCGCCGGTGCTGCCGGCGGCCTCGCCGGCGGGCTCCATGCCTTCCTCGGCGCCGCCATCCAAAGCGGCTTCGACGTCGTCGCCCGCGTCACCCGCTTCGCCGAGCGGCTCGCCGCCGCCGACCTCGTCATCACCGGCGAGGGCAGCTACGACGCCCAGTCGCTCGCCGGCAAAGTCACCGGCCGCGTCGCCGAGGCCGCCCGCGCCGCCGGGAAACCGGTCGTCATCTTCGCCGGCCGCGCCGGACTCCCCGGCGCCCGCACCATCGCCGACCTCGAACCCGACCCTGCCCGCGCCATGGAGCACGCCGCCCGGCTCCTCCGGCAGCTCGCCGCCCGCTGGGCCGCCGAACAGCCCGCCTGA
- a CDS encoding FmdB family zinc ribbon protein gives MPLYEFKCAKCGAMTEVFTRSVLAQVEPPPCPQAGDERGHEMRRIVSAFVRHQTLKDKIAEAEAKYGKEVDAAMGPPPDVGKYARRYEKLAKDLPPEPD, from the coding sequence ATGCCGCTCTACGAGTTCAAGTGCGCGAAATGCGGGGCCATGACCGAGGTCTTCACCCGGTCCGTCCTCGCGCAGGTCGAACCTCCGCCCTGCCCCCAGGCCGGGGACGAACGCGGCCACGAGATGCGCCGCATCGTCAGCGCCTTCGTCCGCCACCAGACCCTCAAAGACAAAATCGCCGAAGCCGAGGCGAAGTACGGGAAGGAAGTCGATGCCGCCATGGGCCCGCCGCCCGATGTCGGCAAGTACGCCCGCCGCTACGAAAAGCTCGCCAAAGACCTCCCGCCCGAGCCCGACTGA
- a CDS encoding DinB family protein: protein MSETGTYRSELTARLRSATDDIAWVVRGLLEEQAHYRPVPGEWSIHEHLSHLRDMEQEVYLPLLRWATVPEMLDPRDYSRREWRERRYDPEEPLAAIMADLQRMRDEELAIFRGMGDATWTRYRTDTRWGPLTCQWIAEVMYRHTLDHLQGIMGLVQDLHLAALEPPPIIVGGYIGGGAAP, encoded by the coding sequence GTGAGCGAAACCGGGACGTACCGTTCGGAACTGACGGCGCGGCTGCGCTCGGCCACGGACGACATCGCGTGGGTGGTGCGCGGGCTGCTGGAGGAGCAGGCGCATTACCGGCCGGTGCCGGGAGAGTGGTCGATCCATGAGCACCTGTCGCATCTGCGGGATATGGAGCAGGAGGTGTACCTGCCGCTCCTGCGGTGGGCGACGGTGCCGGAGATGCTGGACCCGCGGGACTACAGCCGGCGGGAGTGGCGTGAGCGGCGGTACGACCCGGAGGAGCCGCTGGCGGCGATCATGGCGGACCTGCAGCGGATGCGGGACGAGGAGCTGGCGATCTTCCGGGGGATGGGCGATGCGACGTGGACGCGATACCGGACGGATACGCGCTGGGGGCCGCTGACCTGCCAGTGGATTGCGGAGGTGATGTACCGGCATACGCTCGACCACCTGCAGGGGATCATGGGGCTGGTGCAGGACCTCCACCTGGCGGCACTGGAGCCGCCGCCTATCATCGTCGGCGGGTATATTGGGGGCGGAGCCGCCCCGTGA